In Acidisarcina sp., a genomic segment contains:
- a CDS encoding arylesterase, whose amino-acid sequence MLSLTAAVGCRDSRPPEAQPSARADIPPVPEAAPVKLTKDTRPIIVAFGDSLTAGYGTEPGQSYPDYLQRLLDEEHYGYRVVNLGISGNTTKDGVERLKDVIALKPALVIVEFGGNDGLRGLPITSTRENLDNIVHGLKQSGMKVVLAGITLPPNYGADYIEQFNKNYILIARKYKVPMLPFLLQGVYGVPGSMQPDQTHATAKGNEQVARNVLALVSPLLKKPQSKAS is encoded by the coding sequence GTGCTCTCCCTAACCGCTGCGGTTGGCTGCCGAGATTCACGGCCGCCGGAGGCGCAGCCGAGTGCTCGAGCAGATATTCCTCCCGTTCCAGAAGCTGCTCCCGTCAAGCTCACGAAGGATACTCGACCAATCATCGTCGCATTCGGTGACAGCTTGACAGCCGGGTATGGCACGGAACCGGGCCAGAGTTACCCAGATTACCTGCAAAGGCTGTTGGACGAGGAACACTACGGGTACCGTGTCGTAAACCTTGGCATCAGCGGCAACACTACTAAAGACGGAGTGGAGCGGCTAAAAGACGTCATCGCGCTGAAACCTGCGCTGGTAATTGTCGAATTTGGGGGGAACGATGGCTTACGTGGGCTTCCCATCACCAGCACCCGCGAAAATCTCGACAATATTGTGCACGGATTGAAGCAATCTGGCATGAAAGTTGTCCTCGCAGGCATCACATTACCGCCAAATTATGGCGCCGATTACATCGAGCAGTTCAATAAGAACTACATCCTGATCGCGCGAAAGTACAAGGTGCCGATGCTTCCTTTTCTACTGCAGGGAGTCTACGGCGTGCCTGGCTCGATGCAGCCAGACCAGACCCATGCCACAGCCAAAGGAAATGAGCAGGTGGCCAGAAATGTTCTGGCGCTGGTCTCCCCGCTGCTCAAGAAACCGCAATCGAAAGCCAGCTAG